TCCACCGCTACCACGCTGAAACATGCCGTCGACCTCCTGGATCACAAATCCTTTGACCTGATTCTTCTGGACCTCCGACTTCCCGACGGAGACGGCCTTTCTCTGCTCCCACTGATACGCAAAGCAAGCCCGTTGCCAGCGATCGTTGTCGTCACCATGCTTCACGATCTCCGGAAAGCGGTCGAGGCGGTTCGGAACGGTGCCACCGATTATGTGACCAAGGACCTGGGAATCAACGAGATCCTGCGTGTCGCGCACAACGTCATCGAACGGCGGACGGTCGACCGAAAGCTGCTCGCTCTTTCATCGGAACTTCAAGCCTCCAAACGAGCCTTCGTCATGGCGAACCATTCACCTCTCATGAAGCATTTGCTGGAAGAGATCGAAATGGTGGCTCCCCTCCCCACCACGGTTCTCATTGAAGGAGAAAGCGGGACCGGCAAAGAGGTCGTGGCTCGGCAACTTCACGACCGGGGATCGAATCCTTCGGGTCCCTTTGTTTCGGTGAATTTGGCCGCGATCCCGGCCGAGCTGGCCGAAAGCATTCTTTTCGGACACGAACGGGGAGCTTTCACCAGCGCACACACGCCCCATACGGGAAAATTCGAACTGGCGGCGGACGGAACGCTCTTCTTGGATGAAATCGGCTGTATGCCGTTGCCGCTTCAAGCCAAACTTCTCCGGGTTCTTCAGGAAAAAGAATTCGAACGGGTAGGGGGAAATCGAACCCTTAAGCTCCGGGCGCGAGTGATCGCGGCTACCCACCGCGATCTGGATCACGAAGTGAAGTGCGGACATTTTCGAGAGGACCTCTATTATCGCCTCCGCGTATATCCGATCCGCGTACCCGCGCTTCGCGAACACCTCGAAGATATCCCGGCACTCGGCCGATACTTCCTCCATTCGTACCTGAAGGTCTTTGGGAAGAAACTCGTGGACATCGACGAAGATCTCTGGCCGGTCCTCTGTCGTTACCCGTGGCCCGGGAACGTGCGCGAACTCGAAAACATCATGCAGAGAATGGCTGTATTAAACCGCGGCGAGCCGGTCTTGGTTCACGACATACCGTATGAAGTTCGCACCAGCGCTTCCGAACCCACCCCTTCCCTTCGCGACTCCCTGGAACGATTCGAACGAGACTTTTTGCGGCAGGCCCTCCGGAAATTTCATGGGAACCA
This genomic interval from Bdellovibrionota bacterium contains the following:
- a CDS encoding sigma-54 dependent transcriptional regulator, whose amino-acid sequence is MRVPRATVLVVDDDPSFLDTVSTALINDHEVSTATTLKHAVDLLDHKSFDLILLDLRLPDGDGLSLLPLIRKASPLPAIVVVTMLHDLRKAVEAVRNGATDYVTKDLGINEILRVAHNVIERRTVDRKLLALSSELQASKRAFVMANHSPLMKHLLEEIEMVAPLPTTVLIEGESGTGKEVVARQLHDRGSNPSGPFVSVNLAAIPAELAESILFGHERGAFTSAHTPHTGKFELAADGTLFLDEIGCMPLPLQAKLLRVLQEKEFERVGGNRTLKLRARVIAATHRDLDHEVKCGHFREDLYYRLRVYPIRVPALREHLEDIPALGRYFLHSYLKVFGKKLVDIDEDLWPVLCRYPWPGNVRELENIMQRMAVLNRGEPVLVHDIPYEVRTSASEPTPSLRDSLERFERDFLRQALRKFHGNQKKAAEYLQIPLSTLKFKLRRTHLTAEEFSAKRLTIIQAS